A region of Streptomyces sp. NBC_01750 DNA encodes the following proteins:
- a CDS encoding PepSY-associated TM helix domain-containing protein, protein MSSRPPQTSQPDHTPVAAPPAAAASEDATDTARSGRSWQGVRALLMRLHFYAGVFVAPFLLVAALTGLAYTFTPQLDQLVYGDELRVEQVAGEPRPLAEQIAAARAVHPEGTLASVITPTGPEDTTRVVLSVPELGENQRTVFVDPYTAKVQGDLTTWWGSTPLTTWLDDLHRNLHLGETGRLYSEVAASWLWVIVAGGLVLWLGRSRGQRAKSMRGVLLPDRSARGVRRTRSWHAATGVWLAVGLLFLSATGLTWSHYAGDRFGQLLDAVRGHAPELDTALPGAEAAPEDEHAEHAGHGAEKEPASADPADFDAALAVARKAGLGGTVEVTPPADAASTWTVAQGDNVWPVHYDQVAVDVEKSDVTSHSRWADYPVLAKLSKLGVQGHMGVLFGIVNQIVLAVIAIGLVLVTFWGYRMWWQRRPTRDDRKATFGKAPARGVWRRLPLPVLIVGVPAIAALGWALPVLGVTLLGFLVVDLAVGLVRRGRAA, encoded by the coding sequence ATGTCGTCCAGACCGCCACAAACATCGCAGCCCGACCACACACCCGTCGCTGCGCCTCCTGCCGCAGCGGCGTCCGAAGATGCGACGGACACCGCCCGCTCGGGCCGATCCTGGCAGGGCGTGCGTGCTCTGCTGATGCGCCTGCACTTCTACGCCGGGGTGTTCGTCGCCCCGTTCCTGCTCGTGGCCGCCTTGACGGGGCTGGCCTACACCTTCACGCCTCAGCTCGACCAGCTCGTCTACGGCGACGAACTGCGCGTCGAGCAGGTCGCCGGTGAACCGCGCCCGCTGGCGGAGCAGATCGCCGCCGCCCGCGCCGTCCACCCGGAAGGCACCCTGGCGTCGGTCATCACCCCGACCGGCCCCGAGGACACCACCCGGGTGGTGCTGTCGGTTCCGGAGCTGGGCGAGAATCAGCGCACAGTCTTCGTCGACCCCTACACCGCGAAGGTGCAGGGCGACCTGACCACCTGGTGGGGTTCGACGCCGCTCACCACATGGCTTGACGACCTCCACCGGAATCTGCACCTGGGGGAGACCGGCCGCCTCTACTCTGAGGTCGCCGCCAGCTGGCTGTGGGTGATCGTCGCCGGAGGTCTCGTGCTGTGGCTCGGACGCAGCCGCGGGCAGCGCGCCAAGTCGATGCGCGGCGTCCTGCTTCCGGACCGCTCCGCAAGGGGTGTACGTCGCACCCGCAGCTGGCACGCAGCCACAGGGGTTTGGCTCGCCGTCGGTCTGCTGTTCCTGAGCGCGACCGGCCTGACGTGGTCCCACTACGCGGGTGACCGCTTCGGACAGTTGCTGGACGCAGTCCGAGGACATGCACCGGAACTCGACACCGCGCTGCCCGGCGCCGAGGCGGCCCCCGAGGACGAGCACGCAGAGCATGCCGGGCACGGCGCCGAGAAGGAGCCGGCCTCGGCGGATCCTGCCGATTTCGATGCTGCGCTCGCCGTGGCACGCAAGGCGGGCCTGGGCGGCACTGTGGAGGTGACGCCTCCGGCGGACGCCGCCAGTACGTGGACCGTGGCCCAGGGCGACAACGTGTGGCCGGTGCATTACGACCAGGTCGCGGTGGACGTGGAGAAGAGCGACGTCACGTCGCACAGCCGGTGGGCGGACTATCCGGTCCTGGCCAAGCTCAGCAAGCTCGGCGTACAGGGGCACATGGGTGTGCTGTTCGGGATCGTCAACCAGATCGTGCTGGCGGTCATCGCGATCGGCCTGGTCCTCGTGACCTTCTGGGGCTACCGCATGTGGTGGCAGCGGCGGCCGACCCGCGACGACCGCAAGGCCACGTTCGGGAAGGCCCCGGCCCGTGGGGTTTGGCGCCGACTGCCACTGCCCGTGCTGATCGTGGGTGTACCGGCAATCGCGGCCCTGGGCTGGGCACTTCCGGTTCTGGGTGTCACGCTGCTCGGGTTCCTCGTGGTGGACCTGGCTGTCGGGCTCGTCCGGCGGGGCCGCGCGGCCTAG
- a CDS encoding metal ABC transporter permease — protein sequence MNLAAADVGALLQLVPVQRAGFALLLAAIGLPVVGVIIVGLDIMPVRFAMMHVALLGIAVGLLTGLDPMLCALVACALSGAGVAPLARTPDGLSGAMGLLMSLAIAAALLLLAVSGVNASGAFALLWGSILSVGTADLVVLGVLAVVVPSLFWWRRRDVALLLYDRELAQCSGVPVRALTVALLVLVAIAVAGAIKLTGALLVDALTLLPALAARRLGSSLKSIALWAVGIGVVVNLTGFLVALWLDWPPGPVLVLTAGAVVLAVHLVPERRNTSWRAPASVSLPSSH from the coding sequence GTGAACCTGGCCGCCGCCGACGTCGGTGCGCTCCTGCAGCTCGTTCCCGTACAGCGGGCCGGGTTCGCGCTTCTGCTCGCGGCGATCGGCCTGCCGGTGGTCGGAGTGATCATCGTTGGGCTGGACATCATGCCGGTGCGTTTCGCGATGATGCATGTGGCTCTGCTCGGCATCGCCGTCGGCCTGCTGACCGGTCTCGACCCGATGCTCTGCGCGCTCGTGGCATGCGCTCTGTCAGGCGCAGGTGTAGCCCCGCTGGCCCGCACCCCGGACGGACTGTCCGGTGCGATGGGCCTGCTGATGAGCCTGGCGATCGCGGCCGCGCTGCTCCTCCTTGCCGTCTCAGGCGTCAACGCCTCCGGCGCGTTCGCCCTGTTGTGGGGGTCCATCCTCTCGGTGGGCACCGCCGACCTGGTCGTCCTCGGGGTGCTCGCCGTCGTCGTGCCGAGCCTGTTCTGGTGGCGCCGCAGGGACGTGGCGCTGTTGCTGTACGACCGTGAGCTCGCCCAGTGCTCCGGTGTACCCGTGCGCGCGCTGACCGTCGCGCTGCTGGTCCTGGTCGCCATCGCGGTCGCCGGGGCGATCAAGCTGACCGGCGCCCTGCTGGTGGACGCCCTGACCCTGCTGCCCGCGCTCGCGGCCCGGCGCCTGGGCAGCTCACTGAAGTCGATCGCCCTGTGGGCGGTCGGTATCGGCGTCGTCGTCAACCTGACGGGGTTCCTCGTGGCCCTCTGGCTGGACTGGCCACCCGGACCGGTCCTCGTCCTGACGGCGGGGGCAGTCGTCCTCGCCGTCCATCTCGTACCTGAACGGAGAAACACCTCATGGCGCGCACCTGCGTCCGTATCGCTTCCCTCGTCGCACTGA
- a CDS encoding heavy metal translocating P-type ATPase gives MGAETETVLLTTDLTVGGMTCAACVRRVEKRLAKLDGVTATVNLATGLARVSHPAEIQPAELVSAVEKAGYTAALPEPVKKPQPEEEGNSENARQDRDRLLITALLATPVLVLSMVPGLQFRNWQWLCFALAAPVAVWGAWPFHVRAVRGLRHSSATMDTLVSLGVAASFSWSAYALFLGGAGEPGMRMPFALVPSASNGAAHIYLEAAVGVPLFVLAGRFLEARARHGTGAALRSLARLSVKEVSVREDCGERRVPIAELTIGQVFVVRPGERVATDGEVVEGSSAVDLSLVTGESEPVEVGPGSAVVGGALNAGGLLLVRATAVGTGTQLARITRLVTEAQAGKAKAQRLADSVAGVFVPVVLALAVTTLGFWLGAGADPQAALTASVAVLVVACPCALGLATPTALMAATGRGAQLGILVRGPQALEGLQHIDTVVLDKTGTLTSGHMTVARVTAVPDGLGTDAVLRLAGAVEYGSEHPLGRALVSYARRALPERPLSDVRDFGTLVGRGVHGRVGDRLVEVRAPEGELPTHLADALTAAESAAHTPVLVRVDGVAEALIEVGDVVRPGSYRAVDRLRRLGVQPILATGDREGPARSVAAALDIEEVHARCTPEDKTGLVRELQEQGRRVAVVGDGVNDAAALAGADLGIAMGTGTDMAIGAADVTLVRGDIEALADAVRLARRTLGTIRANLAWAFGYNAVTVPLAIVGLLNPMLAAVAMSVSSLLVVGNSLRLRAWQPSPTRSRTE, from the coding sequence ATGGGCGCGGAAACGGAGACCGTCCTCCTCACCACCGATCTGACCGTCGGCGGAATGACCTGCGCAGCATGTGTCAGGCGCGTAGAGAAGCGGCTCGCCAAACTGGACGGCGTCACCGCCACCGTCAATCTGGCCACCGGACTTGCCCGGGTCAGTCACCCAGCGGAGATCCAGCCCGCGGAACTCGTCTCAGCGGTGGAGAAGGCCGGTTACACAGCTGCTCTCCCCGAGCCCGTCAAGAAGCCGCAGCCCGAGGAAGAAGGCAATTCGGAAAACGCACGGCAGGACCGCGACCGGCTCCTGATCACGGCTCTGCTCGCGACGCCGGTGCTTGTGCTGTCGATGGTGCCCGGCCTGCAGTTCCGCAACTGGCAGTGGCTGTGCTTCGCACTCGCCGCGCCGGTCGCCGTGTGGGGAGCCTGGCCATTCCACGTGCGGGCGGTGCGCGGTCTGCGGCATTCGTCGGCGACCATGGACACACTGGTTTCGCTGGGCGTGGCGGCGTCCTTCTCATGGTCGGCCTACGCGCTGTTCCTCGGAGGAGCGGGCGAGCCGGGCATGCGGATGCCGTTCGCACTGGTGCCCTCCGCTTCGAACGGGGCCGCGCACATCTACCTCGAAGCAGCCGTCGGTGTGCCGCTGTTCGTGCTGGCGGGCCGGTTCCTGGAAGCCCGGGCCCGGCACGGCACGGGCGCTGCGCTGCGGTCGCTGGCCCGCCTTTCCGTCAAGGAGGTGTCGGTACGCGAGGACTGCGGCGAACGGCGCGTGCCCATCGCCGAGTTGACGATCGGGCAGGTCTTCGTCGTCCGTCCCGGCGAGCGGGTGGCCACCGACGGCGAGGTCGTGGAGGGCAGCTCCGCGGTGGATCTGTCCTTGGTCACCGGCGAGAGCGAGCCGGTCGAGGTCGGACCGGGATCGGCGGTGGTCGGCGGCGCGCTCAACGCGGGCGGGCTGCTGCTGGTACGGGCAACGGCGGTGGGCACGGGCACCCAGCTCGCCCGAATCACCCGGCTGGTGACCGAGGCGCAGGCCGGCAAGGCGAAAGCGCAGCGGCTGGCAGACTCGGTGGCAGGGGTCTTCGTGCCGGTCGTGCTGGCCCTGGCCGTCACCACGCTGGGGTTCTGGCTCGGCGCCGGAGCCGACCCGCAGGCCGCTCTCACCGCGAGCGTGGCTGTCCTGGTCGTGGCGTGCCCGTGCGCGCTGGGACTGGCGACCCCGACGGCGCTCATGGCCGCGACCGGCCGCGGCGCCCAGCTGGGTATTCTCGTCCGCGGCCCTCAGGCACTGGAAGGGCTGCAGCACATCGACACGGTCGTGCTGGACAAGACCGGCACGCTCACCTCCGGGCACATGACCGTCGCCCGGGTCACGGCTGTGCCAGACGGACTCGGCACCGACGCGGTGCTCAGGCTCGCCGGCGCGGTCGAGTACGGCTCGGAGCATCCGCTGGGCCGCGCGCTCGTCTCGTACGCGCGGCGGGCCCTGCCGGAACGTCCGTTGTCGGACGTGCGCGACTTCGGCACCCTGGTCGGGCGGGGAGTACACGGTCGGGTCGGGGACCGACTCGTCGAAGTCCGCGCCCCCGAAGGCGAGTTGCCCACACACCTGGCAGACGCGCTGACCGCGGCCGAGAGCGCCGCGCACACGCCTGTCCTCGTCCGCGTGGACGGGGTGGCCGAGGCCCTCATCGAAGTCGGCGACGTCGTCCGCCCCGGAAGTTACCGGGCGGTGGACCGATTGCGGCGGCTCGGCGTGCAGCCGATCCTCGCCACAGGTGACCGTGAGGGGCCCGCCCGGTCGGTGGCAGCGGCACTGGACATCGAGGAAGTGCACGCCCGCTGCACGCCCGAGGACAAGACCGGTCTCGTACGGGAGCTGCAGGAGCAGGGCCGCCGGGTCGCAGTCGTCGGCGACGGCGTGAACGACGCTGCCGCGCTGGCCGGGGCCGACCTCGGCATCGCCATGGGTACTGGCACTGACATGGCCATCGGCGCGGCCGACGTGACACTGGTGCGCGGCGACATCGAGGCCCTGGCGGACGCCGTCCGCCTGGCCCGGCGCACACTGGGAACGATCCGCGCCAACCTCGCATGGGCCTTCGGCTACAACGCCGTGACCGTACCCCTCGCCATCGTCGGCCTGCTCAACCCAATGCTCGCCGCGGTGGCGATGTCGGTGAGTTCACTGCTGGTGGTCGGCAACAGCCTGCGGCTGCGCGCCTGGCAGCCGTCGCCCACGCGGAGCCGCACAGAATGA
- a CDS encoding permease, which yields MTTTKPAPTRVDDREADDPEGWQFNSSLVLTMLLLLVVMLEGPIRRALSAPVMQSWTTVFVAVFVQALPFLVLGVLLSAIIAVFVPPSFFARALPRQPALAVPISGMAGAVLPGCECASVPVAGALVRRGVTPAAAFAFLLSAPAINPIVLTATAVAFPGNPEMVLARFVASLLVACAMGWLWQRLGRTDWLRLPDHPSFDSLTKGAAFWGSVRHDVMHAGGFLVVGAMAAATLKVVVPAGWLHAAANNPVVSVLALAILAVLLSICSEADAFVAASLSQFSLTARLAFLVVGPMIDLKLFAMQAATFGRGFALRFAPATFTVAVLISALVGAVLL from the coding sequence GTGACCACCACCAAGCCGGCCCCGACCCGGGTTGACGATCGCGAGGCGGACGATCCGGAGGGTTGGCAGTTCAACTCATCCCTCGTCCTCACCATGTTGCTGCTCCTCGTGGTCATGCTGGAGGGGCCGATCCGCCGGGCGTTGTCCGCGCCGGTGATGCAGAGCTGGACGACCGTGTTCGTCGCGGTGTTCGTCCAGGCCCTGCCCTTCCTCGTCCTCGGCGTGCTGCTGTCGGCGATCATCGCGGTGTTCGTCCCACCCTCGTTTTTCGCCCGCGCATTGCCGAGACAGCCCGCCCTGGCGGTGCCGATCTCCGGGATGGCCGGGGCGGTCCTGCCCGGCTGCGAGTGCGCCTCCGTGCCGGTGGCCGGGGCACTGGTGCGCCGCGGCGTCACCCCCGCGGCGGCGTTCGCTTTCCTGCTGTCCGCCCCGGCGATCAACCCGATCGTGCTGACCGCGACCGCCGTAGCGTTTCCCGGCAACCCCGAGATGGTCCTCGCCCGGTTCGTGGCGAGTCTGCTCGTGGCGTGCGCAATGGGCTGGTTGTGGCAGCGGCTGGGCCGCACCGACTGGCTGCGCCTGCCGGACCACCCGTCGTTCGACAGCCTCACCAAGGGGGCGGCGTTCTGGGGATCCGTACGGCACGACGTGATGCACGCCGGCGGCTTCCTCGTCGTCGGCGCGATGGCCGCGGCCACCCTCAAAGTCGTGGTACCGGCGGGTTGGCTGCATGCCGCGGCCAACAACCCCGTGGTGTCGGTCCTCGCCCTGGCGATCCTTGCGGTGCTGTTGTCGATCTGCTCCGAGGCCGACGCGTTCGTGGCCGCGTCCCTGTCCCAGTTCTCGCTCACCGCCCGGCTGGCCTTCCTCGTCGTCGGACCGATGATCGACCTGAAACTGTTCGCCATGCAGGCCGCCACGTTCGGCCGCGGGTTCGCGCTGCGGTTCGCTCCTGCCACCTTCACTGTGGCCGTCCTGATATCGGCCCTGGTCGGGGCGGTGCTGCTGTGA
- a CDS encoding metal ABC transporter solute-binding protein, Zn/Mn family — MARTCVRIASLVALSAALLLTTGCGSDKDGDTSAKAGADGKETPVVVVTTTWEGAFAKAAGAEDVKVIVPQSVHHAPDYDPKPSDLAAVAEADFVLYAPFEPYAAKIKEAAGSKAKLVEVNLDNDAGKVNAEVARLGKLFGTEEAAAKWNSTFDTEYAKLSKDVKAAWPGGKSPNVVTQVFTAWSAKLAGATVVGTYGPEPVTPAQLAELSKKKPALVLDNAHMSTGTVLPDSGAKQVKIVNYPGEDLDLLPVYRNAAAELKKGMGAS; from the coding sequence ATGGCGCGCACCTGCGTCCGTATCGCTTCCCTCGTCGCACTGAGCGCGGCGCTCCTCCTGACCACCGGCTGCGGCAGCGACAAAGACGGCGACACGTCGGCCAAGGCAGGAGCAGACGGCAAGGAGACGCCGGTGGTGGTCGTGACCACCACATGGGAAGGCGCCTTCGCCAAGGCCGCCGGTGCCGAGGACGTGAAGGTCATCGTGCCGCAGTCCGTTCACCACGCCCCCGACTACGACCCGAAGCCGTCCGACCTCGCCGCCGTCGCCGAGGCCGACTTCGTGCTGTACGCGCCCTTCGAGCCGTACGCCGCGAAGATCAAGGAAGCCGCCGGTTCCAAGGCCAAGCTGGTCGAGGTCAACCTCGACAACGACGCCGGCAAGGTCAACGCCGAGGTGGCGCGACTGGGCAAGCTGTTCGGCACCGAGGAGGCCGCGGCGAAGTGGAACAGCACCTTCGACACCGAGTACGCCAAGCTGTCCAAGGACGTGAAGGCTGCCTGGCCGGGCGGGAAGAGCCCCAACGTCGTCACCCAGGTCTTCACCGCCTGGTCGGCGAAGCTCGCGGGTGCCACGGTGGTCGGAACGTACGGCCCTGAGCCCGTGACCCCGGCGCAACTCGCCGAGCTGTCGAAGAAGAAGCCCGCCCTCGTCCTGGACAACGCGCACATGTCGACCGGCACGGTGCTGCCGGACTCCGGCGCGAAGCAGGTGAAGATCGTCAACTATCCGGGGGAGGACCTGGACCTGCTGCCGGTCTACCGCAACGCGGCGGCTGAGCTGAAGAAGGGGATGGGGGCGTCCTGA
- a CDS encoding metal ABC transporter ATP-binding protein, which produces MGGLDVRMRGVVCRHGRVQAVADTDLEIAAGERVALTGTNGSGKTTLLRAVLGMHQQVTGTILIGGRGTRSAADWAWRRKACAWIPQKPAAGRFPLRGDELLASSGAPSDAAKAADRLGVGALTRRPLHTLSGGQLQRMYLARALGCVAAGAEVLLADEPTAALDFAGQEEAADVLTSLPITLVVVTHDRTLAERCDRVLEMAAGRLREVR; this is translated from the coding sequence ATGGGTGGGCTGGATGTACGCATGCGGGGGGTCGTCTGCCGTCATGGCCGGGTCCAGGCCGTCGCCGACACGGACCTCGAGATCGCGGCCGGCGAACGCGTGGCGCTGACCGGGACCAACGGCTCGGGCAAGACCACCCTGTTGCGTGCCGTTCTCGGCATGCACCAGCAGGTGACCGGCACCATCCTGATCGGCGGTCGCGGCACCCGCTCGGCGGCCGACTGGGCGTGGCGGCGGAAGGCCTGTGCCTGGATCCCCCAGAAGCCGGCGGCCGGACGGTTCCCGCTACGGGGTGACGAGTTGCTCGCCAGCAGCGGCGCACCGTCCGATGCTGCGAAGGCGGCGGACCGGCTGGGGGTGGGTGCGCTGACCCGACGCCCTCTCCACACCCTCTCGGGAGGCCAGCTGCAACGCATGTATCTCGCGCGGGCTCTTGGCTGCGTGGCTGCAGGGGCGGAGGTACTGCTCGCCGACGAGCCCACCGCTGCGCTCGACTTCGCGGGCCAGGAGGAAGCGGCCGACGTCCTGACCTCTCTGCCCATCACGCTCGTCGTGGTGACCCACGACCGGACGCTCGCCGAACGGTGCGACCGCGTACTGGAGATGGCCGCCGGGCGGCTGAGGGAGGTCCGGTGA
- a CDS encoding class I adenylate-forming enzyme family protein: protein MTPGTNTLHDLLPAELRRSWVVDGTCPDLDLYSLFRARQIADLHRTAILDAKGKLCYTALDRKVRCLATGLRNLGIRPGDVVGTQLPNNRGAVIADLAIAAVGAVALPFPVGRGSLEAECLLRRAEAVAVITASEYRGSHHAADLRTLSTALPSLAHVIAAGPGTAPEGTIPLSQLMRSDPSGFVPARPDPESAARILVSSGSEAEPKMVAYSHNALAGGRGNFLASLIPDKTPPRCLFLVPLSTAFGSNGTAVTLARHGGTLVLLDHFTPEAALAAIREHEPTHILGVPTMVRMMLDRLREAGDKLPSPTALVLGGEPLDETTATAAAQAFGCPVVNLYGSADGVNCHTGLDNTTPRTDNYGVVAGRPDDRVAEIRITDPQTQEALPEGRVGEIVARGPMTPLCYVGDPGLDARYRTADGWVRTGDLGFLDEDGVLHVVGRLKDIVIRGGANISPAEVERELTSHPLVRDVVCVGVPDELMGERLAVCVVPRSGDGPTLESLCEHLTQCGLEQRKHPEHLLVVEELPLTPAGKPDRAALRADVAESAHPAPTTAPLVQAG from the coding sequence ATGACCCCCGGCACGAACACACTGCACGACCTGCTGCCCGCCGAACTCCGCCGCTCCTGGGTGGTCGACGGCACCTGCCCCGACCTCGACCTCTACAGCCTGTTCCGCGCACGCCAGATCGCGGACCTGCACCGGACCGCCATCCTCGATGCCAAGGGCAAACTCTGTTACACCGCCCTGGACCGCAAGGTGCGATGTCTGGCCACCGGCCTCAGAAACCTCGGCATACGACCGGGCGATGTGGTCGGCACTCAACTCCCCAACAACCGGGGCGCCGTCATCGCCGATCTGGCAATCGCCGCCGTGGGTGCGGTTGCCCTGCCGTTCCCGGTCGGCCGCGGCAGCCTGGAGGCCGAGTGTCTGCTGCGCCGCGCCGAAGCCGTCGCGGTCATCACCGCGAGCGAATACCGGGGCTCGCATCACGCCGCCGACCTGCGCACCCTGTCCACGGCGCTTCCCTCACTGGCCCACGTCATCGCGGCAGGACCAGGGACAGCCCCTGAAGGAACGATTCCGCTCTCGCAGCTGATGCGCTCCGACCCCAGCGGCTTCGTGCCCGCCCGACCCGACCCCGAGAGTGCGGCCCGCATCCTCGTTTCGTCCGGCTCGGAGGCGGAGCCGAAGATGGTCGCCTACTCGCACAACGCACTGGCCGGCGGACGCGGCAACTTCCTCGCCTCACTCATCCCCGACAAGACCCCACCGCGCTGCCTTTTCCTGGTGCCCCTCTCCACCGCCTTCGGCTCCAATGGCACCGCGGTCACCCTCGCGCGGCACGGCGGCACGCTTGTCCTGCTGGATCACTTCACCCCGGAAGCCGCACTCGCGGCGATACGGGAGCACGAGCCCACGCATATCCTCGGCGTGCCCACCATGGTCCGCATGATGCTCGACCGGCTCCGCGAAGCGGGCGACAAGCTCCCCTCCCCGACCGCCCTCGTGCTGGGCGGGGAGCCTCTCGACGAGACGACGGCAACAGCCGCTGCGCAGGCGTTCGGCTGTCCCGTCGTCAACCTCTACGGCTCGGCTGACGGTGTCAACTGCCATACAGGGCTGGACAACACGACACCGCGCACCGACAACTACGGGGTGGTCGCCGGCCGCCCCGATGACCGCGTGGCCGAGATCCGCATCACCGACCCGCAAACCCAGGAGGCGCTGCCAGAGGGCCGCGTAGGGGAAATCGTCGCGCGCGGGCCGATGACTCCGCTGTGCTACGTGGGCGACCCCGGACTCGACGCCCGCTACCGCACGGCCGACGGCTGGGTACGCACAGGGGATCTCGGTTTCCTCGACGAGGACGGTGTCCTGCACGTCGTCGGACGCCTCAAGGACATCGTCATCCGCGGCGGCGCGAACATCAGCCCCGCCGAGGTCGAACGCGAGCTCACCTCGCACCCGCTGGTCCGTGACGTGGTGTGCGTGGGTGTGCCGGACGAGCTGATGGGCGAGCGGCTGGCGGTCTGCGTGGTGCCGCGATCCGGGGACGGCCCCACGCTCGAGTCGCTGTGTGAGCACCTCACTCAGTGCGGGCTGGAGCAACGAAAGCACCCCGAACACCTGCTGGTCGTCGAGGAGCTTCCGTTGACTCCGGCGGGCAAGCCCGACCGCGCTGCCCTCCGGGCAGACGTGGCCGAGAGCGCCCACCCGGCCCCCACGACGGCTCCTCTGGTCCAGGCGGGCTGA
- a CDS encoding alpha/beta fold hydrolase, protein MRLRAARRILTAVAAAVALGFMGPLITAQADVTDVPPAGANDWSCKPDSAHPEPVVLVNGTFKTMAENWATLSPQLANTGYCVYAFNYGHAATDPIPESAAELRDFVNAVLGSTGARKVDLVGHSQGGMMPRYYIKFLGGASKVDDLVGIAPSNHGTSNPLALAAGATVCPACVDQTAGSGLLQKLNAAPEAPAGPDYTQIATKYDEVVVPYTSSYLSGRAEDVTNVLLQDECPLDITEHDQATKDQVVAQWVQNALQRKGPADPGFQPHCLG, encoded by the coding sequence ATGCGCCTGCGCGCCGCCCGCCGGATTCTGACCGCTGTCGCCGCTGCGGTAGCCCTCGGCTTCATGGGTCCCCTCATCACTGCTCAGGCCGACGTCACCGATGTCCCACCGGCCGGCGCGAATGACTGGTCCTGCAAGCCGGACTCGGCGCACCCGGAGCCGGTCGTCCTGGTCAATGGCACCTTCAAGACCATGGCCGAGAACTGGGCCACGCTTTCGCCGCAGCTCGCGAACACCGGCTACTGCGTGTATGCCTTCAACTACGGGCATGCGGCCACCGACCCCATACCCGAGTCGGCGGCCGAGCTGCGCGACTTCGTCAACGCCGTACTTGGTTCGACCGGCGCACGCAAGGTGGACCTCGTAGGTCATAGCCAGGGCGGGATGATGCCGCGCTACTACATCAAGTTCCTGGGCGGTGCCTCCAAGGTGGATGACCTTGTCGGCATCGCGCCCTCGAACCACGGCACCTCGAACCCGCTGGCGCTCGCGGCCGGAGCCACCGTCTGCCCGGCCTGCGTGGACCAGACCGCCGGCTCCGGCCTGCTTCAGAAACTCAACGCCGCCCCCGAGGCCCCAGCAGGTCCCGATTACACGCAGATCGCCACCAAGTATGACGAGGTAGTCGTCCCCTATACCAGCTCCTACCTCAGCGGCCGGGCAGAGGACGTCACCAACGTCCTGCTGCAGGACGAGTGCCCGCTCGACATCACCGAACACGACCAAGCCACCAAGGACCAGGTCGTCGCGCAGTGGGTGCAGAACGCCCTGCAGCGCAAGGGTCCGGCCGATCCGGGCTTCCAGCCGCACTGCCTCGGCTGA
- a CDS encoding copper chaperone PCu(A)C: MTEQNPWRPTRRRFTDILLAALAPVAACSVALGGLTTWVGAGNAGTPARIDVDPGRVYLPDGDSRYTAAFFVIANSGNAEDRLTAVTSSAVLGEITVPRHSSIGSGAAYRDGVNSATVPAGSEQSMSQYGLNLTLRPKSGWRAGDIVPFTLHFEHSGRIETVAVVVRPSRPGEPRDGSQV; this comes from the coding sequence ATGACAGAACAGAACCCCTGGCGGCCGACCCGTCGCCGGTTCACCGACATCCTCCTGGCTGCGCTGGCACCCGTCGCGGCGTGCAGCGTCGCGCTGGGCGGCCTCACCACATGGGTGGGAGCGGGAAATGCAGGCACGCCGGCCCGGATCGACGTCGACCCCGGTCGCGTGTACCTGCCGGACGGGGACAGCAGGTACACCGCGGCATTCTTCGTGATCGCCAACTCCGGCAATGCGGAGGACCGGTTGACCGCCGTCACCTCGTCGGCCGTGCTCGGGGAGATCACGGTGCCCCGTCATAGCAGCATCGGGAGCGGTGCGGCATACCGGGACGGAGTGAACTCGGCGACCGTCCCCGCCGGGAGCGAACAGTCCATGTCGCAGTACGGCCTGAACCTCACCCTGAGGCCGAAGTCTGGGTGGCGAGCCGGCGACATCGTGCCGTTCACGCTGCACTTCGAACACAGCGGGCGGATCGAGACCGTCGCCGTGGTGGTCCGTCCGAGCCGGCCCGGTGAGCCACGGGATGGATCCCAGGTTTGA